One window from the genome of Pedobacter schmidteae encodes:
- the mutY gene encoding A/G-specific adenine glycosylase produces the protein MSFQSEILNWYLIHKRDLPWRGTTDAYIIWLSEVILQQTRVEQGLPYFNRFLQSYPTVGHFAAATETQVLKLWQGLGYYSRGRNMLVTAMQVRDEYNGVFPTTYQELIKLKGIGEYTAAAIASFSSNESKAVLDGNVFRLLSRYFGIAEPINSTHGKKEFAALAQSLIEGQEAAIYNQAIMEFGALQCKPKSPDCNICPLQVGCHARQHNLVGTLPVKLNKLKKRTRYFNYFVGIADEKILVKKRSAGDIWQELYDFPLLETDQPYHEQPAHFAQQVQNAFGNDCRITALSQQKHLLTHQTIYVQFFGLDNYIINFNQNADIKWVSLQEFDDLPQPKVITNFMNMHFNYLEKP, from the coding sequence ATGAGTTTTCAATCTGAAATCCTAAACTGGTACTTAATTCATAAAAGAGATCTTCCCTGGAGGGGTACTACCGATGCCTATATCATCTGGTTATCGGAAGTGATTTTACAACAAACCCGGGTCGAACAAGGGCTCCCATATTTTAACCGCTTTTTGCAAAGCTATCCTACTGTGGGCCATTTCGCTGCGGCCACAGAAACACAGGTGCTCAAATTGTGGCAGGGATTGGGGTATTACTCGCGGGGAAGAAATATGCTTGTCACTGCCATGCAGGTGCGTGACGAATACAATGGAGTGTTTCCTACGACCTATCAGGAGTTGATTAAACTAAAAGGAATTGGCGAATATACAGCTGCAGCCATTGCTTCCTTTTCTTCCAACGAATCGAAGGCCGTGCTGGATGGTAATGTTTTCCGGCTACTGTCGCGCTATTTTGGTATTGCCGAACCTATCAATAGTACCCATGGGAAAAAGGAGTTTGCAGCGCTTGCCCAGTCGCTTATTGAAGGACAGGAGGCTGCCATCTATAACCAGGCCATTATGGAATTTGGTGCGCTTCAATGCAAGCCAAAATCGCCCGATTGTAACATTTGTCCGCTTCAGGTAGGATGTCATGCCAGACAGCATAATCTGGTCGGCACACTACCGGTTAAATTAAATAAGCTCAAAAAACGTACCCGTTACTTTAATTATTTTGTGGGTATAGCCGACGAGAAAATTTTGGTAAAAAAACGTAGTGCAGGCGATATATGGCAGGAGTTGTATGATTTCCCTTTGCTGGAAACAGACCAGCCTTATCACGAACAGCCGGCGCACTTTGCACAACAAGTACAAAATGCCTTCGGTAATGACTGCAGGATCACTGCTTTAAGCCAACAAAAACATTTACTGACACACCAAACTATATATGTTCAATTTTTTGGTTTAGATAATTATATCATTAACTTTAATCAGAATGCAGATATAAAATGGGTCTCATTACAGGAGTTTGACGATTTGCCACAGCCTAAGGTGATCACCAATTTTATGAATATGCATTTTAATTACTTAGAAAAACCATAA
- a CDS encoding single-stranded DNA-binding protein, translating to MSGINKVILVGHLGKDPEVRHLDGGVTVASFPLATSETYNKDGKRVEQTEWHNIVLWRGLAEVASKYLQKGKLVYIEGKLRTRSFEDREKIKKYVTEVVAENFTILGRKSDFEQTPVSSEGTTPKSETEYTDLTDPSGDLPF from the coding sequence ATGTCAGGTATTAACAAAGTTATTTTAGTAGGGCATCTGGGCAAAGACCCTGAAGTCAGACATTTAGATGGAGGTGTAACAGTAGCCAGTTTTCCTTTGGCAACTTCAGAAACCTATAACAAAGACGGCAAAAGAGTAGAGCAAACGGAGTGGCACAATATTGTTTTGTGGAGAGGACTGGCAGAGGTCGCTTCTAAGTATCTGCAAAAGGGTAAGTTGGTTTATATTGAAGGGAAATTGCGTACCCGTTCTTTTGAAGACAGAGAGAAAATAAAAAAGTATGTAACAGAGGTGGTTGCCGAAAATTTTACCATTCTGGGTAGGAAAAGCGATTTTGAGCAGACCCCTGTAAGCAGCGAAGGTACTACGCCGAAAAGTGAAACTGAGTATACAGATCTTACCGATCCGTCGGGAGATTTGCCATTTTGA
- a CDS encoding HU family DNA-binding protein, with amino-acid sequence MTKADIISEISTKTGIEKVDVQETVEAFFKVIKNSMIGGENVYVRGFGSFVVKKRAQKTARNISKNTAIIIPEHFVPSFKPAKVFVDKVKSNSKKLSVEA; translated from the coding sequence ATGACTAAGGCAGATATTATTTCAGAAATATCAACGAAAACAGGAATTGAAAAGGTAGATGTACAAGAAACCGTTGAGGCATTTTTCAAGGTCATCAAAAACAGTATGATCGGTGGCGAAAATGTATACGTAAGGGGTTTTGGTAGTTTTGTTGTAAAAAAGAGAGCACAAAAAACTGCAAGAAATATTTCAAAAAACACTGCAATTATTATCCCTGAACACTTTGTACCAAGTTTCAAACCAGCAAAAGTATTTGTTGACAAAGTGAAAAGCAACTCAAAAAAACTTAGCGTAGAAGCTTAA